A single genomic interval of Deinococcus fonticola harbors:
- a CDS encoding peptidylprolyl isomerase, which translates to MKKAALLPRALVLSGLLLLASCQKKAEDTTTKTDDTTQQETKTDTAKDTAQTAEVKAPGAVPAGYTLVPALSDKPVRTFKSEPAMALQDGKDYYALIDTSKGQVLVDLFEQETPVTVNNFVTLARNHFYDGTRFHRVIEGFMAQGGDPGSADEAKKDTWGTGGPGYQFPDEIRSKLTFDSGGLLAMANSGPNTNGSQFFITFQPTDFLNGKYNLFGKVTKGEDILPKFTRTMDQSNAPIPGAVPDKVLSVRILTKG; encoded by the coding sequence ATGAAGAAGGCTGCCCTGCTCCCCCGTGCCCTGGTACTCAGTGGCTTACTGCTCTTGGCCTCCTGCCAGAAAAAGGCCGAGGACACCACCACCAAGACCGACGACACGACCCAGCAAGAAACCAAGACCGATACGGCGAAGGACACCGCGCAGACGGCCGAAGTCAAGGCGCCTGGGGCTGTTCCTGCCGGGTACACCCTGGTGCCGGCCCTGAGCGACAAACCCGTCCGAACCTTCAAGAGCGAACCGGCTATGGCCTTGCAGGACGGCAAGGATTACTACGCGCTGATCGACACCAGCAAGGGCCAGGTGCTGGTCGACCTGTTCGAGCAGGAGACGCCCGTCACGGTCAACAACTTCGTGACGCTGGCCCGCAACCACTTCTACGACGGCACGCGCTTTCACCGCGTGATCGAGGGATTCATGGCGCAGGGCGGCGATCCTGGCAGCGCCGACGAGGCCAAGAAGGACACCTGGGGCACCGGCGGCCCCGGTTACCAGTTCCCGGATGAAATTCGCAGCAAGCTCACCTTCGACAGTGGCGGGCTGCTGGCCATGGCGAACAGCGGCCCCAACACTAACGGCAGCCAGTTCTTCATTACGTTTCAGCCCACCGATTTCCTGAACGGCAAGTACAACCTTTTCGGCAAAGTCACGAAGGGCGAGGACATCCTGCCGAAATTCACGCGCACCATGGATCAGAGTAACGCCCCGATTCCCGGCGCCGTGCCGGACAAAGTCCTGAGCGTTCGCATTCTCACGAAGGGGTAA